In Takifugu flavidus isolate HTHZ2018 chromosome 1, ASM371156v2, whole genome shotgun sequence, the DNA window TTAAGTTCTTTCTCCACATAAATGGTCTAATGTATAAACACAAATTAGGTTAATTAAATAGGATCAATTACTTAAATTGTACTATCATTATGATAATAACTAGTAGCGAGAGATTAATGTAATGGCCTGGTTTTTTTTGGATTGGTGAGGTATGGTACATGAGCCCAGCACTGTTAAGGAAAATAATTTTTCATCACAATTGGGCCTCCCACTTGAGGGTGTGTCGTAAATGCTGACACATTTTCGAGCAGCGATTGTCATTGGTATGACGTGACATTTCAAGTtgtaacatttttaaagttaaataaacttttccttttttttttccagaaaataTGGCTTTCCTTGGGTAGAGTCAGCATGCCTTGGCTCCACTCTGGAGAAGGTCAATCTTGATTATGTATCGGCATGGTTCAGCATGAcaaaacaggtgatgaagaaaCAAATCGACCAAGTGTGGTCATGTTTGGTGAGGAAAAAAGGACTAATGGAAAACAGGCATAAGTTTGAACATTCCTTTGTAAACAAGAATTCATGAATAAACCAAACACCGGAAATGCAgaagaaaatgtttatttctcaCAGTACTGACAGCAGAAACACCACAGGATTACTCTTATCCCAGTAGTTAGCCTGATCTGGAGCAGGCTAACTGCAGAGACTAAATCACTATAGTTACTTATCCAGGATAAACTTGACCTGCTTTCATGCAACTGACATGAGGCTAAGTTCATTCAGGACAACCAATATTTGCAGGCACAGCGCTCACTCTGGTTTTGTGAGTCAGACAGTTCATGTACtgtgttttgggggattttttgcGGACCActtgataaaatatttaaatttttcaACTCTTTCTGCACAGAAAACCTTCAATTCTGTTTCTAACTTTGGTCAGTTTTAAACCATAGATTAAAGGATTGATTAgtggaggaaagagcagaaactgCATTGCAATAAAGTTCTGGGCACTGTCAGGTAATTTTTCTAAGCTTAGTCTCATATTCAGCACATCAAAAAGTACAGATAGGGCCACGATAATGCAAGACATTAAATGTGGCAAGCACGTTTGCAGAAATTTCATCCTTTCTTCTTTACATGTTAGGCATGTTCTCATGATATAGAAATAAGAGTAAATAACAaggagaaaatgacagaaataaaatgtgattgtgaaagcaggagaaaataCAGTTGTTATTGAGGGAGTACATCCTAATCTACGTATGACATAGTTAACACAATATATTCTTGATATCTGCGAGCCACATAACCTCAGAGTTGATGTTAACATTGTAGTTATGAGCAATTGACCCACTGGAAGAATCCATGcgacaaacacaagcagacaaaTTCTCTGAATGGTCATCACAGAATGATACACCAGAGGTTGACATATAGCCACATATCTGTCATAGGCCATGAGTGCCAAAAAAGAAACCTCAGCACAAACTGAGGAGTTCACCACCAAACTCTGCACGAGGCATCCTGCATAAGAGATGACGTGAGAGGTCGACAGAATATCTATCAGAAATTTGGGATAAAAACCTGCTGTCCCATAAAGTGAGTTGATGCAGAGGTTGCAGAGAAAGATAAACATGGGTTCATGAAGACTTTTATCCACTATAATTGCCACAATGAGGGTCACATTTACCTGAACAATCACACAGTAACATACAAAGGTGAGagcaaataaaagaaatctGTAATTTATGATTACATTAAATCCAGACAGAGTAAACATGGTCACGTCTGAAGCGTTATCCATCAGTAAATAAGAGATAATGTTACCATCCTCATGATTAGATTGTGTAGATAAGAGGGCTCAACAATTATTCAATTGAAACAGGCATCCTCTATCCTGCCTGCTCATTTTGTTGTTGATGAGTCAATGTTTTTATATGCATTCTTGGATGACATTAAAGCTGCAGCCATTGACCTGAGAGGAGGATTTGGTTGAATATTCAGCAGAAACACCTCCCTCTTTGTCTTCtcgctcttcttcctcctttggGCTGCTGTTTGTTGAGCAGCTCAGGATTTTACTTGTCATGATATTTATgacaaaatttaaaataatgttcaaAATAgatgtatgtaaatgtaaatattaaaagtTACACTTAAATGTTAAATACAAATCTAAATGCTATAAAAAATCTTGGCTTAAGAGAACTGAACTAgactttcattcatttcattttccaaagAAGTTTTACCTCTTATCCAAAAGGCTTCTGAATTTCTGAATTGAAATTTCTTcaaaaaatgaacagaaaatttaaatataaatataaaatataaatgtgattTCTAAACGGTGAATCTAAATCTTTCAGGTCACATCAAATGTTTAGCTGTTATGTTATTCTAATAAAAATCACTCAATCTGGATTTTCCCAGATCGGTTCCAAATGAGACGCATCTCTTAAGGATGAGTCTGTATTTTCAGACTAGGGTGGCAAATTGGTCTGAGATCTATTTACCTATGATCTTTTTTGGAGTGGCTAGTGTTGGCTGGACTGACAACTTTCTCTGTGTCAGTAAGCTCTTCTGTGAATTGTGGGGGTCTCCACATCAATCCAAAACTACTTTGTCACGATTGGCGAGGATTCTAGGTCAgcaaaaaataatcaaaatgtAGCATGTGCAGATTGGACAATCCACCTCCCAATCCGCATACTCTAGTAAGTCAATTCATAACTGAGCTCTCTGGGAGGGTTAGTCCAGCTACATTCCAACTTCTATTGGCTAATTTTATTCAGGCTAAGTCATCTCCATAAATTTTATTGAATTAATGCAAGAAGTCAGTATTCATACGTGCATTATCATCATACGCGCTTAGTGACAAGTCTGGATTCGAGCCAGCCATCATGGGGCACAGTGTGATATGGAAGCCTGACATTCTTTCATTGCTTTGTCAGCACTTTCTTTTTCGTTGCAAACACAGTCAGGAGATTCCTTTGTTGTGAGATGGATGGAGGTTCGCCTAGATCCAGTCCTAAAGAATAATGTAGTGTTGTATTAAGATCTGGCCAAAGGTGTGTTTTCTGTGGGCGTATGCACCAAGTTTTCTTTTTCGGGTGTTTCAATGATTGTGGGCATCGATGTCTTTGGCGGTAGGGTCTGGTAAAGCAGTCCCGTGCCAACTGTGTTGTCTGAGCCATCAGATGTGGCGTCTAACAGTTCAGGGTTGCCTTCTGTCTTGTGATTAGAAGGTCATGGGGGCCCAGTGTTTCAGATTGTGGTGGTTCAGGAATTTTGCTCTGCACGTTTGAGGACTGAACATGATGAATCTGGCCACTTGGGGTGTGTAAAACATCCGTATGTgctcaagcttttttttttggctgtggCCCAAGAAAGATGTGGCTGCAGCCTCTGTCAATTACAATTTTCTTCTGCTGATTGATATTAGTTCACAACTGGCAAATGTTTTGTGGTTGCTCTTTTTGAAAAAAGGACATTACCTGTACATATTTTTATTCCTTCATAAATTACATTTCATTTTTCCTCGAAGGAAGTGTTTTCAAGTGACATTTTTTGCATCTTTACTGGGTAGAGTATTAAATTGTGTAAAACaaggtattttattttatatatatgatGCACAGCAATAAGGATGTAATTAAAAAACTATCAAAATATTTATATCATTTgctgaaaacaaaatgtaaaaacaatagTCCTTTTCCCACTGCAGGAACGTTTATCATTTACCCAGGATTTTGAGCACACCTTGCTGTGTTTCCACTGAAATTATCCAGGGGGAAAAAACGTTACCCCAACTTTCCTTGTAAAAAGGGCAGGAGTTTTCATATTCATTCAAATGCTTGCGGGACTGGTTTTGAACAACATCGATTGTGGAATACTCCTCCTGTAGCAGTCACTTGTATTTCATAATCctctacagctgttcatgtcctcaaatatcataattcaccataattgttcatatctgttccattgccatagtcctgttgagcattttgctatgtatgagttcctcagAAATCTATCAGAAATACTATCAGAAATTTGGGATAAAAACCTGCTGTCCCATAAAGTGAGTGGATGCAGAGGTTGCAGATAAAGATAAACATGGGTTCATGAAGGCTTTTATCCACAATAATTGCCAAAATGAGGGTCACATTTACCTGAACAATCACACAGTAACAAACAAAACTTAGagcaaataaagtaaatctgtAATTTACAATAACATTGAATCCAGACAGAGTAAATATCGTCACTTCTGAAGTGTTATCCATCACAAAATATGAGTTAATCATGTTACCATCTTCAGTGTAAAACTCACTGTTAAAATAGGGGGTCTCTTTCATGTCTGCCCATTTCGTTACTGGTTATTCAACATTTTTATGTGCATCCTTGGATGGCAACAAAGCTGCAGCTGTTAATCAGTTTAGGGTAaacccctccctcttctccttctccctcctccaagACATTAAGTTGCTTGCGACAAGTGCTTCACTCTaaaattttaaatctttttggGTGCTTGTTTTAACTCATATTAGCTGCTTTTTGAATTCTAGCAGGAATCAGTGGTGATGAAATTTCAACCACTGTTATATATAAAGAAGGGGATAAAAAAAGATGATTGATGATTTAGGAATTGACAGGTCACTCCAGGAACACTCTAAATAAGGAGATAAGGACATAAGAGTGGCAAAGGCATGCTAGTTTTCAGCTAAAAACCATGCTTTTAGAAAGGGCTGAAAGACATCACTAATTATAGGAGAGaataccccccctcccccactgagGCAAAGGTTCCTCATACACCCCAGCCAAACTGCCTCCAGATAGTCCCCTCCACAAATAATCCACTGCACAAGGCATCTGGTATAACAGATGACATGAGAGGTTGACAGAATATCTATCAGAAATCTGGTATAAAAAGCTGCTGTCCTATTAAGTCTGTTTGTGCAGGGTTTGAAGAGAAGGATATACTGTCAGTGGTCAATTTATCAGGTACAATTGTTCAATTGCTAGTTGAAAAATACCTATTTGGAGAAATCATGTGGCCTCAACTCAGTGCCTTTAGGCATGTAGACACGGTCTGAACAACTTACTAAAGTTCAAATTGAACATCAGAATGGAGCAGAATGGGGATTTTTGGTGCCAGATAGGCTGGTCTGAGAACTTCAGAAAGTGCTCATCTGCTGGGATTTTCAGGCACAACCTTCGCTATGGTTTAAAGAGAGTGGTCCAAAAAAGAGCAGATatccagtgagcagcagtttTCTGGACAAAAATGCCTTGTTTATGTGACAGGTCAGATGAGAATGGGttccactcctgtcagatcagaACAAGGAAGTgagacttttatttatttatggactTCCATATTGAAGCAAAACGTTGATGTGAGCTGCTTGCTCAcagaattattttaaataaataaaggggaagtaaaattaaatatataaaagacATAAGAGATGGTGAGGGTTTTATTAAAAGTTATGCATTCATGTTTGGACATTGCTGGAGACATCATGTTTATGACAGAGTTGTATTCTTCCTTTAAGCAAAAACACTCTTAGATCAAACTTTTTCTACTATTACATGATCTGACTGTTTCAAAAGAAAGTTGCTTTAGCTAAAAATGTGAGTGATGGTGACTCAAAAATGCATTAGCACTATTGCCATCTGTCATTGTAATGCAAGACTCACAAACAAGGTTTAAGGACATCATACTGAGTATTTCTTTGAATCATAATAACAAAAGGATTTGTAGGAAAACAACCACAACAGCAAAAGTGAAAAATTCAAAGATGAGTGAGAACATGTGAGTGAGGGAAATGACATGTACTCCAGGGAAATAAATTCCAAAATTGATACCTAAAGAATTAAAATTGGTCAGTTTTCAACCTTGAATGCAATATTGAAAAAATTGTTTGTTGTCATATGGTGTGATCAATTTCCAGAAGTATCAAGTATCAGCAGTTTGATCATAAATTTACTTTATAATCTAATTTTGCTTTACAGTATAAttttgtttatatatatatatatatatatatatatatatatatatattagatgATGCCCCAAATCATGAAATTCAGTTTAAATAATTATGTTATGCCTTGTGAACAGTCTTAATATTTCTCTTCTAATCTGTTCTAACTTCAGCCCATACACAAGAGGGTTTAAAACTGGTGGAATCACAACAAACTCCAGTGAAAAAATGACAGCCAAAAATGGATTTATCTCCTCGATATTAATGCGGCTCAGGGCTACATCACAAACAACTGTTAGAGAATTAATGACAAATGAAATAATGTGGGGGACACAGCTCTGAAACACTCTTCGGTTAAATCCTGCAGAACCTTTCCAACAAGTAGCCACAATCTGTATATAGGTGTACAGAATGTACAAAAGTGGGAAAATAATTAATATTGTCAGAAACATGCCATAAATATTGTTTACAATAGTGGAAACACATGACAATTTTACCACGTTCCAGTTGCCACAAAATACCCTTTTAATCTCATTGCCACATAATGGAAGCCTGACGGACAGATACAGGCCAACTGCTATAGTAAAAACTGGAATGAGACAAGCTGAGGATGCCAGCAGCACAACAGTTTTATGTGTCATCTTTCTGTGGTAATGTAAAGGATTACAAATAGCAACATGTCTGTCATAAGCAATAATACCTAGAATggtcatttcaaatgaaatatATGTGTAGAAAACGTAAATCTGAGTGAAACATGCACTACGTGACATAAAGTGAGTATCAAGAAGGAGGTCCATGAGGAATCTGGGAAAGAAGCCGGTGGAACCGTACAGAGAGTTGACCGATAGAAGAGCTATGAATATGTACATTGGCTCATGCAGAGTTCTCTCTCGTGATACCACCAAGATTATGACAAAGTTAGCAGAGATCATGAAGCTGTAGAGCAGTAGGCAGAAAACAAAGGCCAGGTATCGGTAGTGCCCAATGTTCACGAACATCGTGAGGTTGAAGTGAAAAGACGCTGAGTTGTTTTCCATccaaaaaacagaggaaaattcAGGATTTCTCTTGTCTTCTATCTCTTACTGCTGTTGTGAAAAACCGTGCCTAGATCA includes these proteins:
- the LOC130532365 gene encoding olfactory receptor 8I2-like, which encodes MKETPYFNSEFYTEDGNMINSYFVMDNTSEVTIFTLSGFNVIVNYRFTLFALSFVCYCVIVQVNVTLIVAIIVDKSLHEPMFIFLCNLCINSLYGTAGFYPKFLIDILSTSHVISYAGCLVQSLVVNSSVCAEVSFLALMAYDRYVAICQPLVYHSVMTIQRICLLVFVAWILPVGQLLITTMLTSTLRLCGSQISRIYCVNYVIRRLGCTPSITTVFSPAFTITFYFCHFLLVIYSYFYIMRTCLTCKEERMKFLQTCLPHLMSCIIVALSVLFDVLNMRLSLEKLPDSAQNFIAMQFLLFPPLINPLIYGLKLTKVRNRIEGFLCRKS
- the LOC130536844 gene encoding olfactory receptor 52E4-like, which codes for MENNSASFHFNLTMFVNIGHYRYLAFVFCLLLYSFMISANFVIILVVSRERTLHEPMYIFIALLSVNSLYGSTGFFPRFLMDLLLDTHFMSRSACFTQIYVFYTYISFEMTILGIIAYDRHVAICNPLHYHRKMTHKTVVLLASSACLIPVFTIAVGLYLSVRLPLCGNEIKRVFCGNWNVVKLSCVSTIVNNIYGMFLTILIIFPLLYILYTYIQIVATCWKGSAGFNRRVFQSCVPHIISFVINSLTVVCDVALSRINIEEINPFLAVIFSLEFVVIPPVLNPLVYGLKLEQIRREILRLFTRHNIII